One Hypnocyclicus thermotrophus DNA segment encodes these proteins:
- the rpsL gene encoding 30S ribosomal protein S12, producing MPTINQLVRKGRRDLEKKKISPALQENPQKRGVCVRVYTTTPKKPNSALRKVARVRLTNGIEVTAYIPGIGHNLQEHSIVLVRGGRTKDLPGVRYKIIRGALDTAGVANRKQGRSKYGAKKG from the coding sequence ATGCCTACTATAAATCAGTTAGTTAGAAAAGGTAGAAGAGACTTAGAGAAAAAGAAAATCTCTCCTGCGTTACAAGAAAATCCACAAAAAAGAGGAGTTTGTGTAAGAGTTTATACAACTACTCCTAAAAAACCTAACTCAGCGCTAAGAAAAGTTGCGAGGGTTAGATTAACAAACGGAATAGAAGTTACTGCTTATATTCCTGGGATCGGACATAACTTACAAGAACATTCAATCGTACTTGTAAGAGGGGGAAGAACAAAAGATTTACCAGGGGTAAGATATAAAATAATAAGAGGTGCATTAGATACTGCAGGTGTTGCTAATAGAAAACAAGGTAGATCTAAGTACGGAGCTAAAAAAGGATAA